In Aquiflexum balticum DSM 16537, a single genomic region encodes these proteins:
- the recO gene encoding DNA repair protein RecO, with translation MNLKKTRGLVISFIRYRETSIIVKIFTRDLGFKSYIVNSARTKGAKSKMAFYQPLTLLDLVVYDKEGVGLNRVSEVKLSKAYEKIPFDHQRSAIAMFIGEVLGKSIYQDYRNEEFFDFLEYAFGLLDREEAILVHFPLVFLYETSRYLGFAPNDAASFFDELLDEIQASDELKEEMDYLDLLINESFDCTEKIHAVIRKKLLDHFLLFYTKHLDLQYDWKSVNILRQIMG, from the coding sequence ATGAATCTAAAAAAAACCCGGGGCCTGGTAATTTCCTTCATCAGGTATAGGGAAACCTCTATCATAGTAAAGATCTTTACCAGAGATTTAGGGTTTAAATCATATATAGTCAATAGTGCCCGGACCAAGGGTGCAAAAAGTAAAATGGCATTTTATCAACCGCTTACCTTATTGGATTTGGTGGTTTATGATAAAGAAGGCGTTGGTCTGAACAGGGTTTCGGAAGTGAAATTATCCAAAGCCTATGAAAAAATCCCGTTTGACCATCAGCGTTCTGCTATAGCCATGTTTATTGGAGAAGTTTTGGGAAAGTCAATTTATCAAGATTACCGAAATGAAGAGTTTTTCGATTTCTTGGAATATGCTTTTGGATTATTGGACAGGGAAGAGGCCATTTTGGTTCACTTCCCCTTGGTGTTTTTATATGAAACTTCCAGATATCTGGGCTTTGCCCCCAATGATGCAGCATCTTTCTTCGATGAATTGTTGGATGAAATACAGGCTTCAGATGAATTAAAAGAGGAAATGGATTATTTGGATCTTTTAATCAATGAATCATTTGATTGTACAGAAAAGATACATGCTGTCATCAGGAAAAAATTACTGGATCATTTTTTGCTGTTTTATACCAAGCACTTGGATCTTCAATACGATTGGAAGTCTGTTAATATACTCCGACAGATAATGGGCTAA
- a CDS encoding T9SS type A sorting domain-containing protein: MKLIHSNVCLFLLVSLFQWGSSNLYAQCNSPLIFNSPGEFDFFVPAGVNSLVVEVWGAGAGGGGRTTTGTGGGGGGGAYSRSEINVIPGTVYTVSVGAGGLSNTNGEDSWIALSEAISNKVVLAKGGQSPGNNNSVGALGGSSAIGIGAFRFSGGDGASGFPNAGGGGGSSAGIGVDGNSATNRDGAIEPLGGGSGGNGANSNNSDGFSPINAPGGGGGGARGTNQAGGNGGNGRVRISYTCQLFVGGTLLDDGAITGTTIIEFANPGLNSWTAPKGLTEFELFVVGGGGGGGFGNAAGGGGGGGITIASFNDINGGQGFEVDTEFEMNVGGGGGGAGNQNIKGTNGTLSLFGQGTDFQIVAGGGGGGGSDISVNGNNGFQLNASGGGASGLNTPGNGRENGNGGSAGFNNSIGGGGGGAGGPGTSGIIIDGPGANFTANGGNGGEGFSSGFRGNVRIYASGGGGTTNGGSNTSPQRNVAGLGGSGVGNNANNTGTGGTPVSSPGSGGGAGSSGGGAGSSGVVIIRYPNFRILPVEYLYFDANFSRETKSVDLKWATAKEWENSHFEIQRSLQGVKNWEVIGKETGVGWSDDMVEYLYNDHNLPLIGGLAYYRLLQVDFNGNSNFSKTVSVRLPALNQVKGVWRVYPNPNAGEIFNLELIDDREYNGEDLRVRLITPYAINRVITGTNLRQISRSILEELQKASNGIYILEVSWGQKIEILKIMKH, from the coding sequence ATGAAGTTAATTCACTCCAATGTATGCTTGTTCTTGTTGGTAAGCCTATTTCAGTGGGGAAGTTCTAACCTATATGCTCAATGCAACAGCCCGTTAATTTTCAATTCTCCTGGAGAATTTGACTTTTTTGTGCCAGCTGGAGTAAACTCCCTCGTGGTTGAAGTTTGGGGTGCAGGAGCTGGAGGCGGGGGTAGGACTACTACAGGTACCGGGGGCGGTGGCGGAGGTGGTGCTTATTCAAGAAGCGAAATCAATGTTATTCCAGGCACAGTTTATACTGTTTCGGTTGGGGCAGGAGGTCTATCCAATACCAATGGAGAAGATTCATGGATTGCCCTTTCAGAGGCAATATCCAATAAGGTGGTTTTGGCCAAAGGTGGCCAAAGTCCCGGTAATAATAATTCCGTTGGTGCGTTAGGAGGGTCTTCTGCAATTGGCATCGGTGCTTTCAGATTTAGTGGGGGTGATGGAGCAAGTGGATTCCCCAACGCCGGGGGCGGCGGCGGATCTTCGGCAGGAATTGGGGTTGACGGAAACTCTGCAACTAACCGAGACGGGGCCATTGAACCTCTTGGTGGAGGATCGGGAGGAAATGGGGCCAATTCCAATAACAGTGATGGATTTTCTCCAATTAATGCTCCCGGAGGGGGAGGTGGTGGAGCAAGAGGCACCAACCAAGCGGGTGGGAATGGAGGTAACGGCAGGGTAAGAATTTCCTATACTTGTCAGCTTTTTGTTGGGGGGACTTTATTGGATGATGGGGCGATTACGGGGACCACGATCATTGAATTTGCTAATCCTGGCTTGAATTCCTGGACTGCTCCAAAAGGGCTTACTGAATTTGAGTTGTTTGTGGTTGGCGGCGGCGGTGGCGGCGGTTTTGGAAATGCTGCCGGAGGTGGGGGCGGTGGTGGAATCACCATTGCAAGTTTTAATGACATTAATGGAGGACAGGGATTTGAGGTAGATACCGAGTTTGAAATGAATGTTGGAGGTGGAGGAGGTGGAGCAGGAAACCAAAATATTAAAGGCACCAATGGTACGCTTTCTTTATTTGGTCAAGGAACAGATTTTCAGATAGTCGCAGGAGGTGGCGGTGGAGGTGGTTCAGATATATCAGTAAATGGGAATAATGGTTTTCAGTTGAATGCCTCAGGAGGCGGTGCAAGTGGTTTGAATACCCCAGGTAATGGGAGGGAAAATGGAAATGGAGGGAGTGCAGGATTTAATAATAGCATTGGAGGAGGTGGAGGAGGTGCAGGAGGTCCTGGTACATCTGGAATCATAATTGATGGTCCTGGGGCTAATTTTACTGCAAATGGTGGTAATGGTGGAGAAGGCTTTTCTTCTGGTTTCCGAGGGAATGTAAGAATATATGCGTCAGGTGGAGGGGGCACTACCAATGGTGGTTCAAACACAAGTCCTCAAAGGAATGTAGCTGGTTTAGGAGGCAGCGGTGTTGGTAACAATGCCAACAATACTGGAACCGGTGGTACCCCGGTTAGTTCACCGGGTTCTGGTGGAGGTGCTGGAAGTTCTGGTGGTGGAGCTGGAAGTTCCGGAGTTGTCATTATCAGATACCCTAACTTCAGAATTTTGCCAGTGGAGTATCTTTATTTCGATGCCAACTTCAGCAGAGAAACCAAATCCGTTGACCTAAAATGGGCGACCGCAAAGGAATGGGAAAATTCCCATTTTGAGATCCAAAGGTCATTGCAAGGTGTAAAAAACTGGGAAGTGATAGGTAAAGAGACAGGAGTCGGTTGGTCGGATGATATGGTTGAATATTTGTACAATGACCACAATCTACCCTTGATAGGCGGGCTGGCCTATTATCGACTCCTGCAGGTTGATTTTAATGGGAATTCTAATTTTTCAAAAACAGTCTCTGTTCGCCTTCCCGCCCTTAATCAAGTTAAGGGTGTATGGAGAGTCTATCCAAACCCCAATGCGGGTGAAATATTCAACCTGGAATTGATAGATGACAGGGAATACAATGGAGAAGATCTCAGGGTAAGGCTAATTACACCTTATGCAATCAATAGGGTGATTACCGGCACTAACCTCCGTCAGATTTCAAGATCGATTTTGGAGGAGCTTCAAAAGGCATCAAATGGAATTTACATCCTTGAGGTTTCATGGGGACAAAAAATAGAGATTTTGAAGATTATGAAACATTGA
- the porZ gene encoding type IX secretion system anionic LPS delivery protein PorZ, which produces MIKKRIGVLSLFLSVFAVFEVYSQSKIEVGSWRIHPAYTEGGNLTGSNQTIFFQGENSLFYFSTDNHEPQPLSVMDGLYSQSFTASVYDFQSKKLIVAYDDGVVDLVGERNVQSLTSIRDNPLILNKKIIRARSIDGLVYLTGDFGVAVIDPAIGAFRDSYINIGPEGSELEILDIDKEGDFYYLATALGLLQGNINTNLNDFRNWVNQGLDLPGGAMEVQVLEGEVFLSDADGRIYIFKNGNLDWLIGTEHSGRLKKINGDLFFTDGTSIYQLSSGGSFSQILQREDNSIIDFHITGNNIYLSQQTGVFNQNADNFIFPNGPFSQIRNFHWDENGTWGLPVLLPIRGNAIRSIGDKTSVLKDGKWEAAIAPSNVMSKAVFQEDNYFGVFENGLWIESNGNLEKIDIPDISPTTSIRSFANQNDNLLWMGVNDNASRLFKLSSKNQITTVPVAGLQFPHKIILDQSGNLWILQAPPNGTPRIRVFNENTGLNRLLNNSSNQGNLPNSEILDMDMDLEGNLWIATSSGVAYLPFVQFTTINSPINAILPIFDNRPLLIGQRVKSVLVAPDQTKWFGTEREGLWQFSELGDILLNQFTGNNSPLTSPDIQNTTLEPFSGEILITQSNAAFSFRGTSISAFESLNSLKIYPNPVRPEFSGYLSIEGLTDFAQIKITTSAGRVVFGAQIRGGKATWDLREGSGNRPEAGIYLVYVSDESGVEKIAGKFVIL; this is translated from the coding sequence TTGATCAAAAAAAGAATTGGAGTATTGTCCTTGTTTCTTTCTGTTTTTGCTGTTTTTGAAGTATACAGCCAATCAAAAATTGAAGTAGGGAGCTGGAGAATACACCCTGCTTATACAGAAGGGGGTAATTTGACGGGAAGTAACCAAACTATCTTCTTTCAAGGGGAAAATTCCCTGTTTTATTTTTCAACTGACAATCATGAACCCCAGCCACTTTCAGTCATGGATGGGTTATATTCCCAATCTTTCACCGCTTCTGTTTATGATTTCCAATCTAAAAAACTGATAGTGGCTTACGATGATGGAGTAGTGGACTTGGTAGGAGAAAGAAATGTGCAATCACTCACTTCTATCAGGGACAATCCATTGATTTTAAACAAAAAAATCATTCGGGCCAGGTCAATAGATGGGTTGGTTTACTTGACAGGTGATTTTGGTGTGGCTGTCATTGATCCTGCAATAGGAGCTTTCCGTGATTCATATATCAATATTGGACCGGAAGGTTCAGAACTGGAAATTTTGGATATAGATAAAGAAGGGGATTTTTATTATCTGGCTACTGCCTTGGGGTTATTGCAAGGAAATATAAATACCAACCTCAATGATTTCAGGAATTGGGTCAATCAGGGTCTAGATCTTCCGGGAGGGGCAATGGAAGTTCAGGTATTGGAAGGAGAAGTTTTTTTATCTGATGCTGATGGCCGAATTTACATTTTCAAAAATGGGAATTTGGATTGGCTCATCGGTACAGAGCACTCCGGAAGATTAAAGAAAATCAATGGAGACTTGTTTTTTACTGATGGCACTTCCATCTATCAGCTGTCTTCAGGTGGGTCATTTTCCCAGATTTTACAAAGAGAAGACAATTCGATTATTGATTTTCATATCACGGGCAACAATATTTATTTGAGTCAACAGACTGGTGTTTTCAATCAAAATGCTGACAACTTCATTTTTCCAAATGGACCCTTTTCCCAAATCAGAAATTTTCACTGGGATGAAAATGGCACTTGGGGATTACCTGTATTGCTTCCAATAAGAGGTAATGCGATCAGATCTATTGGTGATAAAACCTCGGTATTGAAAGATGGTAAATGGGAAGCGGCAATTGCTCCAAGTAATGTAATGTCCAAAGCAGTATTTCAGGAAGACAATTATTTTGGGGTCTTTGAAAATGGCTTGTGGATAGAATCAAATGGCAACCTGGAAAAGATAGATATTCCCGATATATCCCCAACTACCTCCATCAGGTCATTTGCAAACCAAAACGATAACTTGCTTTGGATGGGTGTTAATGACAATGCGAGCAGATTGTTTAAACTAAGCTCAAAAAATCAAATAACTACTGTGCCTGTTGCAGGGCTTCAATTTCCCCACAAAATCATTTTGGACCAATCCGGGAACCTTTGGATTTTGCAAGCACCGCCCAATGGAACCCCAAGAATAAGGGTATTCAATGAGAATACAGGACTTAACCGTTTGCTGAACAATTCCTCAAACCAAGGGAATCTGCCCAATTCAGAAATTTTAGATATGGATATGGATTTGGAAGGAAATCTCTGGATTGCTACCTCATCAGGTGTGGCATATCTTCCATTTGTTCAATTCACTACTATCAACAGTCCAATTAATGCCATTTTGCCTATTTTCGATAATAGGCCACTGCTGATTGGGCAGCGGGTTAAGTCAGTTTTGGTTGCACCGGATCAGACCAAATGGTTTGGTACTGAAAGGGAAGGCTTATGGCAATTTTCAGAACTTGGTGATATTCTATTGAATCAATTTACCGGAAACAACAGTCCCTTAACTTCGCCTGATATTCAAAACACTACTTTGGAACCCTTTTCAGGTGAGATTCTGATTACCCAATCAAATGCTGCATTTTCTTTTAGGGGTACAAGTATATCCGCATTTGAAAGCCTTAACTCATTGAAAATATACCCGAATCCTGTCCGACCGGAATTTTCCGGGTACCTGAGTATTGAAGGATTGACAGACTTTGCCCAAATAAAAATCACAACTTCCGCAGGAAGGGTAGTTTTTGGAGCCCAGATCAGAGGAGGAAAAGCCACCTGGGATTTAAGAGAAGGTTCTGGTAACCGACCTGAAGCAGGTATCTATCTTGTCTATGTTTCTGATGAATCAGGAGTTGAAAAAATTGCAGGTAAATTTGTGATTCTATGA
- a CDS encoding 2Fe-2S iron-sulfur cluster-binding protein produces MLKIVIENLHHREIKSNDKVRKVIDLIHENHIDWMHACGKKGRCTTCKIIVKKGMDNLTALTEREEFFRKNNRLNPSERLSCQAYLESGEIRVCVAEENKFTHMDYSD; encoded by the coding sequence ATGCTGAAAATTGTTATTGAAAACCTACATCATAGGGAAATCAAATCCAATGATAAGGTACGTAAAGTTATAGATTTAATCCATGAAAACCACATCGACTGGATGCATGCCTGTGGAAAAAAAGGCAGATGTACTACATGCAAGATCATAGTCAAAAAAGGTATGGACAATCTTACCGCATTGACTGAGAGGGAAGAATTTTTCAGGAAAAACAACAGGTTAAACCCTTCCGAAAGGTTATCTTGCCAAGCTTATTTGGAAAGTGGGGAAATCAGAGTCTGTGTAGCTGAAGAAAACAAATTTACCCATATGGATTATAGCGATTGA
- a CDS encoding HD domain-containing protein: MKGYLKLRRIVLTKLQNGLPKHLTYHNLEHVLDVLDVCNQYIKRDNIKGDDAFLLRIGAIVHDMGFLKTNINHEEVGADMASEIMSSLNMGQEQIEIVRGLILATKIPQNPKTELQKIICDSDLDYLGRNDYPEISKRLYLEFKSTNVIKTDEDWKNLQVSFLTKHEFHTPFAKKYRKPKKQVWLQKIAEDNI, translated from the coding sequence ATGAAAGGTTATCTTAAACTTAGACGTATAGTTTTGACTAAACTGCAAAATGGCCTGCCAAAACACCTGACATACCATAATCTGGAACATGTCCTGGATGTACTTGATGTTTGCAATCAATATATCAAAAGAGATAATATAAAAGGAGATGATGCGTTTTTGCTTCGTATAGGTGCAATTGTACACGATATGGGATTTTTAAAAACAAATATCAACCATGAAGAAGTTGGGGCAGATATGGCATCTGAAATCATGTCATCTTTGAACATGGGCCAAGAACAGATTGAAATTGTGCGCGGCTTGATACTTGCAACAAAAATACCTCAAAATCCAAAGACAGAACTTCAGAAAATAATTTGTGATTCGGATTTGGATTATTTAGGTAGAAATGATTACCCAGAAATCAGCAAGCGCCTCTATCTGGAATTTAAATCAACCAATGTGATAAAGACCGATGAAGATTGGAAAAACCTTCAGGTTTCTTTTTTGACCAAACACGAATTTCATACCCCTTTTGCAAAAAAATACAGAAAACCAAAAAAGCAGGTTTGGCTTCAGAAAATTGCTGAAGACAATATCTGA
- a CDS encoding glycine-rich domain-containing protein — protein sequence MEGQTCSVCDHSFGATGGPSPAIPNNANGITVCITANRTSAINFNNAQNVTVCIPTGVTVNANFNSLSSVSQINNLGNFTARADYNGNWTINNSGTLTLNFASLNSNKVINNSGSFVRTGDFTVNGTFNSTGTSTISGSMTVNSGSQVNNSGSISVGGNYQNNGQTNSTDGSISVSGTLTNNGGGVFSIGVGSIGGNVQNNGNINIHGSLNIQGDIQMNGGSNISAGDNDQPNYLFVIGNLTGAGCLNGNNGILFTNKFQTSGGNCRNGEVYIGTGSGCLEIIDLPAFESGGEGFFERVYIFRCSTGWVIPGPNDDEEPLDEAQLLIVAGGGGGGRGTSAGGGGAGGVIYIPSELLPFGTVVPVIVGGGGAGSTNTNARGSDGGLSSFLGLTVDGGGGGGSTNSGLRTGNSGGSGGGGAASNDIRNDSNPGGSALGGSIENISPGLGSNGGTGNRAGNSNNRGGGGGGGSVTAGDDGSGNNGGDGGRGIVRDITGMSITYAAGGGGIGNGSNGLGGIGVPGDATTRSGGNANGSGASRNGLADTGSGGGATSSGTAGNGSNGIVIVRQTFKILPVEYLYFEANFRREERLAEIKWATGKEWENSHFELQRSMGNVKNWEAIEKIEGLGWSDTPVEYSYKDKSLPLVGGIVYYRLKQVDFNGDSHLSKVIAIRIPSQQVTNHVWRVFPNPNSGDQFTLDLVDRSEYSGEDLRIRLISPTSGNYFFEGSDFRRISEQIREQLQKSSNGIYILEVSWGKKIEYIKVLRKSSLGSIK from the coding sequence GTGGAAGGACAGACTTGCTCGGTATGTGATCATTCATTTGGGGCAACCGGAGGGCCAAGCCCTGCAATTCCTAATAATGCGAACGGAATAACTGTTTGTATTACTGCAAATAGAACTTCAGCAATTAATTTTAATAATGCTCAAAATGTTACTGTTTGTATTCCAACAGGAGTAACTGTAAATGCCAATTTCAATAGTTTGTCAAGTGTTTCCCAAATTAATAATTTAGGAAATTTTACCGCTAGAGCAGATTACAACGGTAACTGGACAATCAATAATTCCGGTACTTTAACCTTGAATTTCGCATCACTCAACAGCAATAAAGTCATCAATAATTCGGGATCTTTTGTAAGAACAGGTGATTTCACAGTAAATGGAACTTTTAATTCAACTGGCACTTCTACAATAAGCGGAAGTATGACAGTGAATAGTGGTTCTCAAGTCAATAATTCAGGAAGTATTTCTGTCGGAGGCAATTATCAAAATAATGGTCAGACCAATTCAACGGATGGATCTATAAGTGTTTCAGGCACCTTGACCAATAATGGAGGAGGTGTTTTCAGCATTGGAGTGGGTTCTATCGGTGGTAATGTCCAAAACAACGGGAACATAAATATCCATGGGTCTCTGAATATTCAAGGGGATATCCAAATGAATGGAGGTTCCAATATTTCTGCAGGGGATAATGATCAACCTAATTATTTATTTGTAATTGGAAATCTTACAGGTGCAGGATGTCTGAATGGAAACAATGGAATTCTATTTACCAATAAATTCCAAACTTCCGGTGGGAATTGCAGAAATGGGGAAGTATATATTGGTACTGGTTCCGGGTGTTTGGAAATAATTGATCTTCCGGCTTTTGAATCTGGTGGAGAAGGCTTCTTTGAAAGGGTTTATATTTTCAGGTGCAGTACAGGCTGGGTGATTCCCGGACCTAATGATGATGAAGAACCCCTTGATGAAGCTCAACTACTGATAGTAGCAGGAGGTGGTGGAGGTGGACGAGGTACGAGTGCCGGAGGTGGTGGTGCAGGGGGGGTGATTTATATTCCTTCTGAATTATTACCATTTGGTACTGTAGTGCCTGTGATTGTTGGCGGCGGAGGAGCTGGATCCACAAATACAAATGCCCGTGGCAGTGATGGAGGGTTATCATCGTTTCTGGGTTTGACTGTAGATGGCGGCGGCGGCGGCGGGTCTACAAATTCTGGTTTGAGAACTGGAAATTCTGGGGGATCCGGCGGTGGAGGGGCAGCATCTAATGATATTAGGAATGACTCTAATCCTGGTGGAAGTGCACTAGGAGGATCAATTGAAAATATTTCACCTGGATTAGGAAGTAATGGCGGTACAGGAAACAGGGCAGGAAACAGTAATAATAGAGGGGGCGGGGGCGGTGGAGGATCGGTCACTGCTGGAGATGATGGATCAGGCAATAATGGCGGTGATGGGGGTCGAGGTATTGTCAGGGATATCACCGGAATGAGCATCACATATGCAGCAGGAGGAGGTGGAATTGGAAACGGTTCAAATGGTCTAGGTGGAATTGGGGTTCCAGGAGATGCAACAACAAGATCAGGTGGAAATGCAAATGGCTCTGGGGCGAGCAGGAATGGATTGGCAGACACTGGTTCAGGTGGAGGAGCAACCTCTTCTGGAACTGCAGGTAATGGATCTAACGGTATTGTCATTGTCAGGCAGACCTTTAAAATTCTTCCGGTAGAATATCTTTACTTTGAAGCCAATTTTAGGAGGGAAGAAAGGTTGGCAGAAATTAAATGGGCCACAGGAAAAGAATGGGAAAACTCCCACTTTGAACTTCAACGCTCCATGGGAAATGTAAAAAATTGGGAAGCCATCGAAAAAATCGAAGGGCTTGGTTGGTCAGATACGCCTGTGGAATATTCTTATAAAGACAAATCCTTACCACTCGTGGGAGGAATAGTTTATTACAGATTGAAACAGGTCGACTTCAATGGAGATTCTCATCTCAGCAAGGTTATTGCCATCAGGATTCCTTCTCAGCAGGTTACCAACCATGTTTGGCGAGTTTTTCCTAATCCAAATAGTGGTGATCAATTTACCTTGGATCTTGTGGACCGCTCAGAATATTCAGGGGAAGATTTGAGGATAAGGTTGATTTCACCTACTTCTGGCAATTATTTTTTTGAAGGAAGTGATTTTCGAAGAATATCAGAACAAATTCGAGAGCAATTGCAAAAATCATCCAATGGGATTTATATTTTGGAGGTTTCTTGGGGCAAAAAGATTGAATATATCAAGGTGCTTCGAAAATCAAGTTTAGGTTCAATAAAGTGA
- a CDS encoding thymidine kinase — protein sequence MFIEPTFGKSRQSEKKGHIEVICGSMFSGKTEELIRRLNRALIAKQKVEIFKPAVDKRYHELDVVSHNENAIRSTPVQFADDIILLAGNCEVVGIDEVQFFDDRIVNVANVLANSGKRVILAGLDMDFEGNPFDPMPQLLAIAEYVTKVHAICMKCGDLASYSYRLVEVKNKVVLGEKESYEARCRKCFFEGKGR from the coding sequence ATGTTTATAGAACCTACTTTTGGAAAATCAAGACAATCAGAAAAAAAAGGTCATATAGAAGTGATTTGTGGTTCTATGTTTTCCGGTAAAACTGAGGAATTGATCAGGAGACTCAACAGGGCCCTGATTGCAAAGCAAAAAGTTGAAATATTTAAACCTGCTGTGGATAAACGTTATCATGAATTGGATGTGGTATCGCACAACGAGAATGCTATTAGATCAACTCCGGTGCAATTTGCGGATGATATTATTCTATTGGCAGGAAATTGTGAGGTGGTTGGAATTGATGAGGTCCAGTTTTTTGATGACAGAATAGTCAATGTCGCTAATGTTTTGGCCAATTCCGGAAAAAGAGTCATCCTTGCAGGATTAGATATGGATTTTGAAGGGAATCCCTTTGATCCCATGCCTCAGCTGCTTGCAATTGCTGAATACGTCACCAAAGTTCATGCTATCTGTATGAAATGCGGAGACTTGGCTTCCTATTCTTACCGCTTGGTTGAAGTTAAGAATAAAGTCGTTTTGGGAGAAAAGGAAAGTTATGAGGCAAGATGTAGGAAATGTTTTTTTGAAGGAAAGGGGAGATAA
- the rho gene encoding transcription termination factor Rho: protein MYNIEELRLRLLSELKEIAEELGVKNFKTLKKDDLVYAILDQQALMDENSLPKKRPSVAVEEETKKVEESKPTIPERRKFREEKADAGSQDKKEKSIDQKDAKPSQESKPKFKRENFSDLPKENSGREQAEKKHESPKSEKPAPHKDFEARPKREPEPAPKRDAEPSQVKEYIPHPSHGEEKAKFIRPRRKVVDDPQPEAVPVQNVAADAEVDLPRRKNFKNIDEVHIPAAEMVPSKRKPYVSVKEFEGIIENEGVLEIMPESYGFMRSLDYNYLASPDDIYVSPSQIKLFGLKTGDHIKGTIRPPKEGEKYFALLKVITVNGKTSEEIRDRIPFEYLTPLFPEERLNLSTKSDNYSTRILDLFAPIGKGQRGMIVAQPKTGKTVLLQKIANAIAENHPEVHLMILLIDERPEEVTEMARSVKAEVISSTFDEQAERHVKVATIVLEKAKRMVECGHDVVILLDSITRLARAYNTVVPSSGKILSGGVDANALHKPKRFFGAARNVENGGSLTIIATALVETGSKMDEVIFEEFKGTGNMELALDRKLSNRRIYPAIDVPGSGTRREDLLMDKEEMQRVWILRKLMSDMTSQEAMEFLLQRMKGTRDNVEFLISMNG from the coding sequence ATGTATAACATAGAAGAATTAAGGCTCAGACTTCTTTCTGAATTGAAAGAAATTGCTGAGGAATTGGGTGTTAAAAATTTTAAGACACTTAAAAAAGACGACCTTGTATACGCTATACTCGATCAACAGGCACTCATGGATGAAAATTCACTACCCAAAAAAAGGCCTTCGGTTGCAGTAGAAGAAGAAACCAAGAAGGTAGAAGAAAGCAAACCCACAATTCCTGAAAGACGCAAGTTTAGAGAGGAGAAGGCTGATGCCGGCAGCCAGGATAAAAAAGAAAAGTCTATAGATCAGAAGGATGCAAAGCCTTCGCAAGAAAGCAAACCGAAATTCAAAAGAGAAAATTTTTCAGATTTGCCGAAGGAAAATAGCGGAAGAGAGCAAGCAGAGAAAAAACATGAATCACCCAAATCTGAAAAGCCTGCTCCCCATAAAGACTTTGAAGCCCGTCCAAAAAGAGAACCTGAACCTGCCCCCAAAAGAGATGCAGAACCTTCGCAAGTAAAAGAATACATTCCCCATCCTTCTCATGGTGAGGAAAAAGCCAAATTCATCAGGCCCCGACGTAAAGTAGTGGATGACCCACAACCCGAAGCTGTGCCTGTTCAAAATGTGGCAGCAGATGCTGAGGTAGATCTTCCAAGAAGAAAAAATTTCAAAAATATTGATGAAGTTCATATTCCTGCTGCAGAAATGGTTCCTTCAAAAAGGAAACCCTATGTCAGTGTAAAAGAATTTGAAGGGATCATCGAAAATGAAGGGGTTTTGGAAATCATGCCTGAGAGCTATGGTTTTATGCGCTCATTGGATTACAATTACTTGGCATCACCGGATGATATTTATGTATCGCCTTCCCAGATCAAACTATTTGGGTTAAAGACCGGAGACCATATTAAAGGAACCATCCGACCGCCAAAGGAAGGAGAAAAATATTTTGCACTTTTAAAGGTAATTACTGTCAATGGTAAGACTTCGGAAGAAATCAGGGACAGGATTCCATTCGAATACCTCACTCCATTATTTCCGGAAGAGAGATTGAATCTCTCTACAAAATCAGACAACTACTCTACCAGGATTTTGGATTTATTTGCTCCCATAGGTAAAGGCCAAAGGGGAATGATAGTAGCACAGCCAAAAACAGGTAAGACTGTATTATTGCAAAAGATAGCCAATGCAATTGCTGAGAATCATCCGGAGGTTCATTTGATGATCCTCTTGATTGATGAAAGACCTGAGGAAGTGACCGAGATGGCCCGATCTGTAAAAGCTGAAGTAATCTCTTCAACTTTTGATGAACAGGCTGAAAGGCATGTGAAAGTAGCTACCATCGTTTTGGAAAAAGCCAAAAGAATGGTGGAATGCGGGCATGATGTGGTTATCCTGTTGGATTCCATCACCAGATTGGCCAGGGCGTACAATACAGTGGTCCCATCATCAGGTAAAATACTCTCCGGTGGTGTTGATGCCAATGCACTCCATAAGCCTAAGAGGTTCTTCGGTGCTGCCAGAAATGTTGAAAACGGTGGCTCTTTGACCATCATCGCCACGGCTTTGGTTGAAACCGGTTCTAAGATGGATGAGGTGATCTTTGAAGAATTCAAGGGTACTGGAAACATGGAATTGGCTTTGGACAGAAAACTTTCCAACAGAAGGATTTATCCTGCCATTGACGTGCCAGGTTCCGGAACACGAAGAGAAGACCTCTTGATGGACAAAGAAGAAATGCAGCGTGTTTGGATACTGAGAAAACTCATGTCGGACATGACTTCTCAAGAAGCAATGGAATTCCTGTTGCAAAGAATGAAAGGTACCAGGGATAATGTTGAGTTTTTGATCAGTATGAATGGTTAA